The Coffea arabica cultivar ET-39 chromosome 2c, Coffea Arabica ET-39 HiFi, whole genome shotgun sequence genome includes the window CAACAGGACGAGATAAGGCCATCTACTCTAAGCACGACTTAATTGGCATGAGGAAGACCTTAGTCTTTTATAAAGGGCGGGCTCCAAATGGTCAAAAGTCAGACTGGATTATGCATGAGTACCGGCTTGAAACAGACGAGAATGGAACTCCTCAGGCAAGTAATCTCATTCGCCACAAAGTCATTATTTCGAGTACTGCAAATATTTGAAACAAACTTACAtggcaattttttttcttttcttcaagatAACAGAAAATGCTACTATTAATTATCTCTCTGGAATGAAGGATAACGTATTAGCTCATAAATGATTCCTTGTAATTCGAGTCATGACAGTCTGAGTCTGCGCACACTGTTCCCTGGTGAATGAATTCGTTTGTGCGCCTTGCCTTAATAAGTAAAAGGTGCACCGACTATCTGATTTGTACTACCTCAAAGTAAATAAGATAAGTctgaaaaaattttttaaacaaaaaactttACACATGCCAGCTAAATATATCTCGAGAAGGATGAAacccttattttgttttttctttgggTTTTTTCCCCATCAATGTCTGAGAATATTGAATCAGTAAGTAACTTTTGGTTCTTTTGGGATATGAATTCCACTTAATGATGCCTTACCTGATAGTACATGGTCTTGACCTTTAATCAGGAAGAAGGCTGGGTTGTATGCAGAGTATTCAAGAAAAGGATAGCCACCATGAGAAAAGTTAGTGAGCATGAATCACCAATTTGGTACGACGACCAAGTTTCGTTCATGGCCGAAATGGACTCGCCAAAGCAGCACTCTCAATCAAATTTGACTTACCAGTATCCTTATTCTTGCAAGAAGGAGACAAATTTGCACTATCAAATTCCACCAGATCACTTTCTGCAGCTCCCTCTTCTTGAGAGCCCAAAGTTGCTTCCAGCGCCAGCCAGCATGGCCTGCAATTCTCTGCCTACATACGGTGTCAACATGACCCATGCAAGCGCTTTGCAGTCTTCAGCACTAACACTTGAGCATATGAATCAATCTCAAGACCAGGGTCTGCACTCAGTTTACAGCAGTGACTTGAATAATGAACAGGCAATGGATCAAGTGACAGATTGGAGAGTACTTGATAAATTCGTGGCTTCCCAACTGAGTCAGGAAGAAGTTTCCAAGGAAAATGATTGTTCAAATGCTACAAACGCCTTTCCTACTTCTGATGACTCCAATTTGATGCTCAGACATTTGGAAAAGCAAGAAATGGTACCAGAAATGGCCTCAACATCATCCTCTAGTTGTCAGATTGATTTATGGAAGTGAAACTTCTAAATTAAAGCCATAGTAAATACCCCACATATTGGACACGGGAAGCACGTATAGTGTTGCTGAAGCAGGGAGGTCAGTTTTCAGTTTTGTTGTAAATAATAAAACTAATGTTGTATAACCTTAACTACTCAGCCTGTGAATACCACCTCCTAGGcgtctaaaaattatatctaattagtcaaaaaaaaaaaaaaactgtacgTCTTTAGCAAGAAAAGGGAATTATAGGTGAACTGTGGAGCAGGCCATTGCTGCATGAGTTGGAATTTGCAGCACCACCGTGATGTTATGTTCCAGGCTTCTAAGCATGTCTAATAACCACAGCCGCAGTTTATGTCGTCGAGCTGTGGTTTATTGTGTTTAATTGAGTGTCTCTAGTGAACAGAACTAGCATAATAATATCGATTCCTATTTAGTATTCGATCttctattatatatttattttgtttagcTGTAAATTTTCTATTATTACGTGTGCAAATATCCTTAACTAATTTCATGTTTGCACTTGGAATGCATAATGATTGAGTTAATGCCATATATCTTTTGCGCAAAGGTGAACAAGACCCCAGTTGTTAGGTTGCACCAATACTACTAAAAAAGAATGACCCTTTGTTCGAAACCTGGTTTCTCCAAATTTTCAATTAGTCAGCAGCATTAAAATTGAAGAGTGAAGTGGAAACTTGTTCTTGCAATTATCATGCAAGATTAACCTAGGCTTTGGATGATAAAGGAAACAGGTTACGTAAAGGATTACTTGGAGATGGGGCATATGCCCACAAAGAATCTCTTTCCTTTTGTTATGGTCCATCGGCATAACTACGTTGCTTTGAAGGCCGGACTCCTGCGATTATTCCCTTTCACTGTTGTTACACAGTGGAGTCAAAAGCGCAACTGAAAAgactctcttcttcttcttcttctttactCGGAAGCTAAAATCCAATAATAATGACTACTACTGCTGGTGTACATGGGAGGATAATTAAGCTTTCTTTTCGATCTTTATTTTGGAGCTACAATCAGCTACgcttacctatatatatatatatatatgccaaTGATTTACAAACAAGGATAAATGCATTTGCATCAAATATGCTGCGTACCTATGATAGTTAAAGAGAAAGACCTATTGTAACCTTTTGCTTGCATATGAAGCGGCAGAGGCACAATAAGCTGAGGGCAACATTCCTCTCTAACTCTTGAAAAGTTGACCAAATTATGAAGAAAACTTCCAATTCTCTGAATGTTTCTTCACACTTGACCCactaaatttttcaaatttgctCCCTTCCCTCAAATTGCCTCCTAAAAAATCTAAAAGGGTTTCAAATGTCCTTTATgttgtagtatttttttttttttttacaagtaaATTGGAAAACATATTACaagattggcaaaaaaaaaaaaaaatcaaccttTAAACCAAATCATTCACATAATCAAGCTCTTTATATCGCTCCCTTATCATATTTTTCACAGTCAAATATGTAAATGACAATAATATGTTAATGTAACTGTAATTTTTTTTCTGCATTATCGACATGATTGTTTCTCTAGCCTGCAGCTAGTGCTTGCATGTACGAAGGAAAGATCGTGACACTAATATCAAGTTCATTATGCAGATATAATATGAAGAAAAGATGCATGCCTAGCGACTAGCAGCTATTCTTGGAAGGCAGAACTTAGGAGTCAGAAAAGATACATTCATAAAACATAGAAAATGGGAGCAAAGACATTCGCTACAAGTAAGCTGATGAAAGGCTGAAATACTCTCTTACTTACAACCAACACAGCTAACTAATTAGCTTTGTCAGTATGTACCTTGCATTGCTGAACAAGAAAAACGTTGCAGAATTTCGGTAAAATTACTTCAATGAAAAGGTAGGCAATACCTAATGCTCATTGGCGGCCGAACGTGAAAGCATTTTGGTATCGTGGAGGTGGGCTTGAAAGCggaccaaaaacaaaaacaaaaacaaaaaatgccaCACTGTAGACAGTTAAAACACTTGGTACTTTCTAAGTTCAGTACGAGGACGGATTGAGTTTGCTGTACTGATGAATGGAAATGGGGGTGCTATTTATATTGGAAATTTAGCCACATAGTTGTGTGCAAGAGCTTTAATTGTTATATAATGTTGTCATGTAGGAGTTCTTGAATTTTGCTTGAATAAGtggaaagtttgacaagaaacATAATCATTGGTTTGGGGGTACCCAACTGATTGACTGAATCTTTCTTCCAAAGGATCATTGGATGAATAGTGATTCAGCGTTGATTGATAGGATGGTATCCTAAGAGGGAAAAGCAAGAACGCTGTATTTACTCGAAGTCAATGCATCATATCTGCCcggaaaagagagtcaaaagaCTACATGTGCTGTGGGTGGGGACTGAAAGAGGAGACATGAAGGACGAGTTGACGACATGAAGCGTATATCAAAGGCAGACGCAGCAACTGGAAGGACCATGAATCTACGGATGAATGGATACATAATTAAGGCTTTGGAAGCAAGAATGTTGTGCCCACTGTCCAGAGGAAATAAACATCATTAACGCCTGCTCAAAACAGCATGTGACTGCTATCATGTTAATAATGCTAATTATTTCGTCCTtgcgcccccccccccccaacccacCCAAAGgcaaaatagagagagagagcagcAATGAACAAAATCGGAGGAAAAGGGAAATCCTAAAGGAAATTTGCTCGCAGAGAGTTGAAGAATGCCATCTCTGTGTAACCACCAGAACAGAACATTGTCGTCAATTTAGAATTGTAGATTAAAATCGGGATTTTAGGGTGAAAACTCTGCAACCGTTCTGACCATTTTGCACGATTCATGGGAAGATACTTCAAGCAACAAGAAGACGGCCGCATGAGAATTGTGAACTCCACGACACCACGAGCGGGCGACACAGCAGACAGCGCATTCTCTAATTACTCCTCCTTGTCCCTCACTTGGCTATTCTGCAACCAATCACATTGCTTCATTGTTCCTTCTTAATAATTTATCCTCCCAACATTGAGGTTCAACCTCCAAGGAAGCGTAATTGTTGgcactaatatttttttttttgtcttcttttggACAATTAAAGTTAAAgcactcaattttttttttccagttacCATTCAACCTGATGGTGCATTCCATGAATAGCCCCCGCCCATCTTCATTCATACTTCCACAAGCATGAGATATAATATATACttttaaccaaaattttttGCAGTCACCTGCTCTCAGATTGATTGTGATATTTGTGTTTCTCTTTCTAATTTTATCccttaaattcaaattttaaatttgaatgtctGATTAAAAAGAACGATTACATTGAAGATACCGTATAAaaattgttttgaattttttaacgtgacaaaatgaatgaaatgtttcaaaatgaaaagtatAACTAAATGAATGAGAATGAGGGAGTATCTTTCTCTCGGTCAAACAACAAAATAGGTAAAGAGTAAAGACGTCTGAAGGAAAAGCGGGCAATCGAAAAACGTGACAAAGCGAAACAACACAGGGCGCTTTGGAACAAAGAGGCCCACAGTTTGCTGTAAAGTCTGATAGACCCTTGGTCTCTGATGGGCCTCCGTGTTGGTTTTTGTGGATCCCCAAAATGCAGCTTAACCAGTCGGAATATGGAGCCATAAGGTTGTTTTTGGTCCATGAGGTATTTGATAACCAAACAAAAGCTATTGGATAAACAAAACTTGGATACCTGAGGTGGATCTTCAAAGGCTTAACAGCCCAAATTGCAAAACATCAGTTGGTAGATGATGTGGCAGTGGCACAATTGGACCATTAAATCTTTGATGGCCTGGTTTAACCAGTGATTTAATCACACTGATTTAATCACGAGTTTTTTTGAGTCCACTCACCAAAAGCATTGAAAATCGTGGCATTCTCAACACAAATATGGGAATTTATAAAATTAAGGAGGTGaactattttttaatttatttatgtcTTCTTAAATCATATGTCGCTtagtataatattttttaagttttttttatcCAAAAGAAATATTTAAACGCAAAATCTTTTGTCGTTCAAGCTTTAAGAGTGGTCTAAATTATATTAGAGTTTACATTATTCAAGATGAAAAAATTCCTCCAAATACTCGCGAAGAAAATAATGTGATCCACATACAAATTTTGGGAATTTCATATGATAAACTTTTTGTGTTTGTGCGTCAAATAAAAACGATTAAAATCATTAGCGACTGCCTGAAACAACAGAAATTTGATGCAACCGAACAAATCCGACTGTAATTTGATCCTTCAAATAGAAACAAGCCACTTCGCCTCCGGTACCGACCCACCTCAAGGCTCCAGCTTAAAAGAGTTTCGAGTTTCAACCCACATAGATTATACATACGCACTTTTTCAACCCAACCCCGTCTCGAAACCCGGATTCGCCTCATTCTGTAGAATAAGCCCAAGAAATTACGGTTTTGATGCCAGAAAGTTCATAAGTTCTCAATATTCATGTGACATGCAAGTCAGACTCTGTAACAAAAATCACCTATAGTCAGTCAGTCGTCATTGAAAACAATGTCCTATGAAGAATCTGCACAACTGGATTACTTTCCCAGAAAAATGCTATGCCGAAATGTGAAATACAAGAAAAAAGGAATCAGGATATCTAGTCTCCAAGAATCCCACCAGTTCACACCCCCACCAGCCAATCAATCAATCCTCCACCAGTATTACCGCACAAACCAAACCAAAAACACCACTAGCAGCGTCAGATACGCCTTTGAGCCTACATGGATCGTAGTAGCCGAAGATGCTTTCTGGGGCCTACAAACATTTGCACAGAAAAGGGTTAGCGTGAGAGGCAGAGAGCCatgagagagggagagagagagagacacaGTTTGAAAGAGTTTTATACTTCTGAAATTTGGCGAGGGCACCACAGTAAAGAACGTTGTCAGGCACGGGCAATTCTGTCTTGTTACCAGCATCTTCGGGATTGACAATTCTCATGTAAGTTTCTTGGCCAAGATACCATCTGTCTAAATTTTCTGATCGGAGGTTCCAAATACCCACATTATCAAGAGAAACTAGGACCGCTGTCCATCCTCCAGCCAAAACCTGACCAGGAACAGGATTGCAAGAGGAGATTATACAAACTACCGTAATTAGAAGGCCTCTCCTTGGAAAATAAACCAGCGCAGATTAATCTAATAGAATTAAACCCCTAAAGAATAATTATGGTCATGTAGGTTCGTCCTTAGATGAGAGCaaactaaagaaaagaaaaaaacgtCCAACAGACCTGTACTGTGGAACGAGATATTGCATCCCACCGATTATATGATCCCCTGCTGTTTTCTGTCCAATTTCCAGAACCCATCCTGTAGTGCAATAATTTTCACTTGCAGTTTTTCTAATGGCATTTAAGCACAAGACAAAAATCATTACCGAACACAATTAAGTCAAATTATACCCGACTACAAAGAAGGAATAACCATCCAGGTGAAAGCTCTGCGCAATGGTGTCATTGTTCTGCAATATTATTTCTATGAATCCCTTGTACGTTGCATTAATGATTGATCTGTCCATTTTGGGTGGTCTGTCTACTGGCTGGCTTGGGAAATCAAGCTTGTAGGCACCCTTCACATTGAATGCATCAGCAAGCCTAAATGGAGTCTCAGGTTTAACAAATGAAATTCCATTGTAGGTAGCTCGAAGTTTTCCCTCAATTGTCACTGGTGGCACACTTCTTAATATGTACGTATCAGTTACATTAATTTGACCATAATGAAAAGAACCCTGCGGGTTGGGACGAGCTCCACTTGCAGACACATTTTGCCTGGATAACCAGAAGATGATAAAAAGATTACCTTGCTAACTGAAACAGAATGGACTATTCAGCTATCAATTCATGCAAATTGTGAGAACAAACCATGGATGGACCAAAGAAAATTAGCTACATAGCATTGCACTTCAAACCATGTTCAATCACTAAAAGTTAATTGAATTAGGATTTAAGTACCTGATGGACATTGCCTGATTCAATGCATATGAGCTGTCATAGACATCATTTGGTGGGTCTGGAAGAGGACCAGATGCCTTGCCTTTGGAATTGGAATAATGCAAAATTGCAACTCCAGTGACTCGTTGCCAAACAGTTTGATTTACAAACCTAGCACTGGCAACAATGTAGTAATCACTGCTTGCATTCTGATCCATGGTTACCAAAAACGAGAAAGACTGCCCAACATGGATGTCCATGCTAGTATAATTTTGCTGCGATGTATAATATCCCTCTGTCTCAGCTAGAAGCAAATTATGACTCTGAATACGGAAGTTCAAACAAGTTGAGACTCCAACATTGTGCACCCGAACTCGATAGGTTTTACCTGGAGTTTGTTATTAACAGCCACCATAATTAGAAAAAACTGTAGCGTTATCAAATAGTATCAAGAATGGTGGGCTATTATCCGTCATTGTTAGAGATATTAAGCCCCGCTACAGCAATATCAAATAGCAACAGCAATAACTGTCTGTAATATAGCATAGATGACATCATTTGAAAGATGATGTGGTTCTTGGGTAATGAAAATCAATTTCATCAGGTATGGGTTTTGTCTGAGTTCAAGGTCAATTAAGTTCCAATATGGCATTTAATAGACAATCATAGTTTGTCACCTTAGAgggaaataatcatgaaatgaaTAAACTTTCCCTTTCACAGGCATTTCTTTTTGCATCTCCATTGGGAGAGATGAACATAAGGACAGCACATGAAGACATGGTTTTCAGCCAAAATGCTACGGCAACTATTCAAATTGTTTGAAAAATCACCTGGATCAACATTAATAGTCTCATAATCAATGCCATCTGGAACAAGCGTGTTGTTGTATCTATATGGTCCCTTGCCATTTATAATAACTCCATCCGGCATTCCTAGTTGTTTCCCATTATCAAGGGCCTCTCGTAAAGCCTAATTAACATCAAAGAAAGACCAAAGCTGCACATTAAACAACATAATATTCTTCAGTTTGCAGAGGAAAACTTAAAAGCCAACAGACACTTGCCGTATGATTCTGAGTATACCAATCACCAATCATGAGGACAATGTCTCCATCAGGCATTGCAAAAGGAATTGGAATTATATCGCGGTTAGTCACAATAAAAGGACCAAAACCACCAGCTGCTCTCTGCAGGTTGAGAGATGGGTAGTAGAAGAAGCTACCAATCTGGTCCTTCACCTGAAACTGGTAAGTCCAGTTCCATTTAGAAGGAATTGGGCAATTGGTACCTAAAACACCATCTTGCCAAGAGGAACGGCGCATCTGGATCCCAGGCCTGTTAGAAAACGAAACCAAATTATTAGAAGCAGAGAAAAAGCAAAACTTTAAGATTTATCGAGATCCGAATCATACTTCTTCAGTCAACCCTACCACGTAATAAGAAGATCTTCATCT containing:
- the LOC113725145 gene encoding NAC domain-containing protein 7, giving the protein MNTFTHVPPGFRFHPTDEELVDYYLRKKINCRRIDLDVIKDVDLYKIEPWDLQELCRIGTEEQSEWYFFSHKDKKYPTGTRTNRATAAGFWKATGRDKAIYSKHDLIGMRKTLVFYKGRAPNGQKSDWIMHEYRLETDENGTPQAKGWVVCRVFKKRIATMRKVSEHESPIWYDDQVSFMAEMDSPKQHSQSNLTYQYPYSCKKETNLHYQIPPDHFLQLPLLESPKLLPAPASMACNSLPTYGVNMTHASALQSSALTLEHMNQSQDQGLHSVYSSDLNNEQAMDQVTDWRVLDKFVASQLSQEEVSKENDCSNATNAFPTSDDSNLMLRHLEKQEMVPEMASTSSSSCQIDLWK
- the LOC113725149 gene encoding monocopper oxidase-like protein SKS1, with amino-acid sequence MAVLGTTAAFLLIHIAILFSPSFAADPFAFFDFEVSYTTASPLGVPQQVIAVNNKFPGPVINVTTNYNVVLNVRNKLDEDLLITWPGIQMRRSSWQDGVLGTNCPIPSKWNWTYQFQVKDQIGSFFYYPSLNLQRAAGGFGPFIVTNRDIIPIPFAMPDGDIVLMIGDWYTQNHTALREALDNGKQLGMPDGVIINGKGPYRYNNTLVPDGIDYETINVDPGKTYRVRVHNVGVSTCLNFRIQSHNLLLAETEGYYTSQQNYTSMDIHVGQSFSFLVTMDQNASSDYYIVASARFVNQTVWQRVTGVAILHYSNSKGKASGPLPDPPNDVYDSSYALNQAMSIRQNVSASGARPNPQGSFHYGQINVTDTYILRSVPPVTIEGKLRATYNGISFVKPETPFRLADAFNVKGAYKLDFPSQPVDRPPKMDRSIINATYKGFIEIILQNNDTIAQSFHLDGYSFFVVGMGSGNWTENSRGSYNRWDAISRSTVQVLAGGWTAVLVSLDNVGIWNLRSENLDRWYLGQETYMRIVNPEDAGNKTELPVPDNVLYCGALAKFQKPQKASSATTIHVGSKAYLTLLVVFLVWFVR